The following are encoded together in the Lactuca sativa cultivar Salinas chromosome 1, Lsat_Salinas_v11, whole genome shotgun sequence genome:
- the LOC111909029 gene encoding pyrophosphate--fructose 6-phosphate 1-phosphotransferase subunit beta, with protein MAPPSQLLNGAGVTAGKSITSRMASVYSEVQNSRLDHPLALPSVFRSPFKIVDGPASSAAGNPDEIAKLFPSLFGQPSAILVPGESNESGSALKIGVVLSGGQAPGGHNVISGIFDYLQECCKGSTVYGFKGGPAGIMKGKYVVLTPDYIYPYRNQGGFDMICSGRDKIETPEQFKQAEDVAVKLDLDGLVVIGGDDSNTNACLLAEYFRSRKLKTRVIGCPKTIDGDLKCKEVPTSFGFDTACKIYSEQIGNVMIDARSTGKYYHFVRLMGRAASHITLECALQTHPNITLIGEEVASEKLTLKNVTDYISDVICKRAGLGYNYGVILIPEGLIDFIPEVQQLISELNEILASGIVDESGKWKEKLIPQSLQLFEILPPAIQDQLMLERDPHGNVQVAKIETEKMLMQMVESELEKRKQVGQYACHFKGQSHFFGYEGRCGLPSNFDSSYCYALGYGAGALLQGGKSGLISSVGNLGAPVEEWTVGGTPLTSLMDVERRHGKFKPVIKKAMVELDGAPFKKFASLREEWALQNRYISPGPIQFVGAEADRANQTLLLELGIQV; from the exons ATGGCTCCGCCTTCCCAACTGCTCAACGGCGCTGGTGTCACCGCCGGAAAGTCGATTACTAGCCGTATGGCTTCCGTCTACAGCGAAGTACAGAACAGCCGTCTtgatcatcctcttgctctccCTTCCGTTTTCAGAAGCCCCTTCAAAATCGTCGATGGTCCCGCTAGCTCCGCTGCCGGAAATCCAG ATGAAATTGCAAAACTTTTCCCATCCCTGTTTGGGCAACCATCAGCAATATTGGTGCCAGGTGAATCTAATGAATCAGGATCTGCCTTGAAGATAGGAGTTGTGTTGTCAGGAGGACAAGCACCAGGAGGGCATAATGTTATATCTGGGATTTTTG ATTACTTACAGGAATGCTGCAAAGGAAGTACTGTGTATGGTTTCAAGGGTGGGCCAGCTGGGATCATGAAGGGCAAATATGTGGTCTTGACCCCTGACTATATTTATCCTTACAGAAATCAG GGAGGATTTGATATGATCTGTAGTGGGAGAGACAAGATTGAGACTCCAGAACAG TTTAAGCAAGCTGAAGATGTAGCAGTGAAGCTTGATTTGGATGGGCTTGTGGTTATTGGTGGAGATGATTCAAATACAAATGCCTGCCTTCTTGCTGAATACTTTAG GAGTAGAAAATTGAAGACACGAGTGATTGGATGCCCAAAGACTATTGATGGTGACTTGAAATGCAAAGAGGTTCCTACAAGTTTTGGTTTTGATACTGCATGCAAG ATTTATTCTGAGCAAATTGGAAATGTGATGATAGATGCTCGTTCTACAGGAAAATATTATCATT TTGTACGACTAATGGGACGTGCTGCTTCCCACATTACATTAGAGTGTGCTCTGCAAACTCATCCAAACATCACTCTTATAGGGGAGGAG GTTGCCTCTGAGAAGCTGACTTTGAAAAATGTTACAGATTACATATCAGATGTAATTTGTAAACGTGCAGGTCTTGGTTATAACTATGGTGTCATACTCATACCTGAAGGACTTATTGATTTCATTCCTGAG GTGCAACAACTTATTTCGGAACTAAATGAAATTCTGGCGAGTGGAATTGTAGACGAGAGTGGAAAATGGAAAGAGAAGCTTATTCCTCAGTCTCTGCAGCTTTTTGAGATACTTCCTCCTGCAATTCAAGATCAGTTGATGCTTGAAAGAGATCCCCATGGAAATGTCCAG GTTGCGAAAATAGAAACAGAGAAAATGCTTATGCAAATGGTTGAAAGTGAATTAGAGAAGAGGAAGCAAGTGGGCCAATATGCATGCCACTTTAAAGGCCAGTCCCATTTTTTCGG TTATGAAGGACGATGTGGTTTGCCTTCAAACTTTGACTCTTCTTACTGTTATGCATTGGGTTATGGTGCTGGAGCTCTACTCCAGGGTGGTAAATCCGGACTAATATCTTCC GTTGGAAATTTGGGTGCACCAGTGGAAGAATGGACTGTTGGTGGAACTCCATTGACTTCTTTAATGGACGTGGAAAGGAGACATG GTAAATTCAAGCCTGTGATAAAGAAGGCGATGGTTGAGCTTGATG GTGCACCATTCAAGAAATTTGCATCACTGAGGGAGGAGTGGGCCCTTCAAAACAGATATATCAGTCCTG GTCCCATTCAGTTTGTTGGAGCGGAAGCTGATAGAGCCAACCAGACTTTGTTGTTGGAGCTTGGAATCCAGGTCTAA